A section of the Corynebacterium auris genome encodes:
- a CDS encoding metallophosphoesterase, giving the protein MRKSTCVASTLTALAALGAGTLAHGVRELTNFTLKTYELALLEPGTLRGAGSFDIVHVADLHMIPGQRRKVDFVRALDELEPDLVVNTGDNLSDPAGVPWVLDALGPLLHRPGAFVFGTNDYWAPRPVNPLKYLRDAKRAPSYVDLPWQGMRAAFIEHGWRDATHQRLEFKASGVRLALTGVDDPHHDLDDYSRVAGAPNADADLSIALTHAPYRRPLDAFEADGYDLALAGHTHGGQICLPGGRAVVTNSDIDRARASGLHRYGRMWLEVSSGLGTSKYAPVRLFCPPSAALIRVTERR; this is encoded by the coding sequence GTGAGAAAGTCCACCTGCGTTGCCTCCACCCTCACCGCGCTCGCCGCCCTCGGGGCAGGGACTCTGGCCCACGGCGTGCGCGAGCTCACCAACTTCACGCTGAAGACGTACGAGCTCGCCCTGCTTGAGCCCGGCACCCTGCGCGGTGCGGGCTCCTTCGACATCGTGCACGTGGCTGACCTGCACATGATCCCCGGCCAGCGCCGCAAGGTGGATTTTGTGCGCGCCCTCGACGAGCTCGAGCCCGACCTGGTGGTCAACACCGGTGATAACCTCTCCGACCCCGCCGGCGTGCCCTGGGTGCTCGACGCGCTCGGCCCGCTGCTCCACCGCCCCGGGGCCTTCGTCTTCGGCACAAACGACTACTGGGCCCCGCGCCCCGTCAACCCCCTGAAGTACCTGCGGGATGCGAAGCGCGCGCCCTCCTACGTCGACCTGCCCTGGCAGGGAATGCGCGCCGCGTTCATCGAGCACGGCTGGCGCGACGCCACCCACCAGCGCCTCGAGTTCAAGGCCTCCGGGGTGCGCCTCGCCTTGACCGGCGTCGACGACCCCCACCACGACCTCGACGACTACTCCCGCGTCGCCGGGGCCCCCAACGCGGACGCCGACCTTTCTATCGCGCTCACACACGCGCCTTATCGACGCCCCCTCGACGCCTTCGAGGCCGACGGCTACGACCTCGCCCTCGCCGGCCACACCCACGGCGGCCAGATCTGCCTGCCCGGCGGGCGCGCCGTGGTCACAAACTCCGACATCGACCGTGCCCGTGCCTCCGGCCTACACCGCTACGGCCGGATGTGGCTCGAGGTCTCCAGCGGCCTGGGCACCTCCAAGTACGCTCCCGTGCGGCTGTTCTGCCCGCCCTCGGCGGCGTTGATCCGCGTGACGGAGCGCCGCTGA
- a CDS encoding GatB/YqeY domain-containing protein, giving the protein MSELKATIRADLKEAMKAKEKERTGTLRMLLAAIQTAETEGAKHEAGDEEILKIIAREIKKRRESAEIYSTNGREELAAQELAEAEILEVYQPKQLSDEELSSLIDATLADLGASDMSQMGAVMKEATARAAGRADGKRLSAAVRARLGS; this is encoded by the coding sequence ATGAGTGAGCTGAAAGCAACGATCCGCGCCGACCTGAAAGAAGCAATGAAGGCGAAGGAGAAGGAGCGCACGGGCACCCTGCGCATGCTCCTTGCCGCCATCCAGACGGCGGAGACGGAGGGGGCCAAGCACGAGGCGGGCGATGAGGAGATCCTGAAGATCATCGCCCGCGAGATCAAGAAGCGCCGCGAGTCCGCCGAGATTTACTCCACGAACGGCCGCGAGGAGCTTGCGGCCCAGGAACTCGCCGAGGCCGAGATCCTCGAGGTCTACCAGCCGAAGCAGCTCAGCGACGAGGAGCTTTCTTCGCTTATCGACGCCACCCTCGCCGACCTCGGCGCCAGCGACATGTCCCAGATGGGCGCCGTGATGAAGGAGGCCACCGCCCGGGCGGCCGGCCGCGCCGACGGCAAGCGCCTCTCCGCGGCGGTGCGCGCCCGGCTAGGCAGCTAG
- a CDS encoding transglycosylase domain-containing protein, producing MSGLTSFVKLILAMVASALAIALCIAPVAGLGGMAVARTDATMQSNLSDLTSGDVPGVTTITDVHGTPIAWLYKQRRYEVGSEDISQSAKDALVATEDRRFYEHEGVDIQGFARAVVTNLLAGGVEQGASTINQQYVKNYLWLIEAEDEEDVRAATEQSIPRKLREMRMASDLDKTLSKEEILTRYLNLVSFGNHAYGIEAAARTYFGIPASDLAPEQSALLIGLLQSVEYLNPYTNPEGATQRRNQVLTNMAAQGYITQEEADNLAAGPLGILPEPAVLPDGCIAAGDAGFLCDYALRYLEGKGLPLEELETGTYTITTTLDPQVQEAAQQAVRSAVSPEATGVAQVLNVVRPGENSRDIAAMVSSRYYGLELTANQTYLPQPSSLVGNGAGSVFKIFTAAVALEQGYRLDTMLETPERSVVYGMGAGGAPGCPPGAYCVENAGTYAPRLTLRDALAQSPNTTFIELIQKVGVEPTVDMAVRLGLRSYEEEGTYDGEQSIAQAVSEGNMGSFTLGPTAVNALELSNVGATIASNGRWCEPNPVVSVQDKRGQEVFIERTPCEQAVSADVAAALAQGMSEDARSGTAQRAANAAGWNAPVAAKTGTTESYQSSAFMGFTQAVAGAPYIFNDGTETTPLCTSPVRQCAYGNLYGGNEAADTWFRMANNVPGAREAGLPQPSRSFQASNRRNAVNQVVGRNVDEARKQLEEQGFSVSVNMVPGNGEPRDTVLWSDAADPKLAPGSLITLNVSDGAPPRGEGRGDAPSELPDLGDLGDLGDLGRQIEEARNALNSILGGG from the coding sequence GTGTCCGGACTGACATCTTTCGTGAAACTCATCCTCGCCATGGTCGCGTCAGCGCTGGCCATCGCGCTATGCATTGCCCCGGTAGCGGGGCTCGGCGGCATGGCCGTGGCGCGCACAGACGCGACGATGCAATCGAACCTCTCCGACCTCACCAGCGGCGACGTGCCCGGCGTGACCACTATCACCGACGTGCACGGGACCCCCATTGCGTGGCTGTACAAGCAGCGCCGCTACGAGGTGGGCAGCGAGGACATCTCGCAAAGCGCCAAGGACGCCCTGGTGGCCACCGAGGACCGCCGCTTCTACGAGCACGAGGGCGTGGACATCCAGGGCTTTGCCCGCGCCGTGGTGACGAACCTTTTGGCCGGCGGGGTCGAGCAGGGCGCCTCGACGATCAATCAGCAGTACGTGAAGAACTACCTCTGGCTCATCGAGGCGGAGGACGAGGAAGACGTGCGCGCGGCCACCGAGCAGTCCATCCCCCGTAAGCTGCGGGAGATGCGCATGGCCTCCGATTTGGACAAGACGCTGTCGAAAGAAGAGATCCTCACCCGCTACCTCAACCTCGTCTCCTTCGGCAACCACGCCTACGGTATCGAGGCGGCGGCGCGCACCTACTTCGGCATCCCCGCCAGCGACCTGGCCCCCGAGCAGAGTGCCCTGCTCATCGGCCTATTGCAGTCCGTGGAGTATCTCAACCCCTACACCAACCCCGAGGGCGCGACGCAGCGCCGCAACCAGGTGCTGACGAACATGGCGGCGCAGGGCTACATCACCCAGGAGGAGGCGGACAACCTCGCCGCCGGGCCGCTGGGGATCCTCCCCGAGCCCGCAGTGCTTCCCGACGGCTGCATCGCCGCCGGGGACGCCGGCTTTTTGTGCGACTACGCCCTGCGCTACCTCGAAGGCAAGGGCCTGCCTCTAGAGGAGCTCGAAACCGGCACGTACACCATCACCACCACGCTCGACCCGCAGGTCCAGGAGGCGGCGCAGCAGGCGGTGCGCTCGGCGGTCAGCCCCGAGGCCACCGGCGTGGCCCAGGTGCTCAACGTCGTGCGCCCGGGCGAGAACTCCCGCGACATCGCGGCGATGGTCTCCTCGCGCTACTACGGCCTCGAGCTCACGGCGAACCAGACGTATCTGCCGCAGCCTTCCTCCCTGGTGGGCAACGGCGCCGGCTCGGTGTTCAAGATCTTCACCGCTGCCGTGGCGCTGGAGCAGGGCTACCGGCTCGACACCATGTTGGAGACCCCGGAGCGCTCCGTCGTCTACGGGATGGGCGCCGGCGGCGCCCCCGGCTGCCCGCCCGGTGCGTACTGCGTGGAAAACGCCGGCACCTACGCCCCGCGGCTCACGCTGCGCGACGCGCTCGCCCAGTCCCCGAACACGACCTTCATCGAGCTGATCCAGAAGGTCGGGGTGGAGCCGACGGTGGACATGGCCGTTCGCCTGGGCCTGCGCTCCTACGAGGAGGAGGGCACCTACGACGGCGAGCAGTCCATCGCCCAGGCGGTGTCCGAGGGCAACATGGGCTCGTTCACCCTGGGCCCCACGGCGGTCAACGCGCTGGAGCTGTCCAACGTGGGCGCCACCATCGCCTCGAACGGGCGCTGGTGCGAGCCGAACCCGGTGGTCAGCGTGCAGGACAAGCGCGGGCAGGAAGTCTTCATCGAGCGCACTCCCTGTGAGCAGGCCGTTAGCGCCGACGTGGCGGCGGCCCTGGCGCAGGGCATGTCCGAAGACGCGCGCAGCGGCACGGCCCAGCGCGCGGCGAACGCGGCGGGCTGGAACGCCCCAGTGGCGGCGAAGACCGGGACGACGGAGTCCTACCAGTCCTCCGCCTTCATGGGCTTTACCCAGGCGGTCGCGGGCGCGCCCTACATCTTCAACGACGGCACCGAGACCACCCCGCTGTGCACCTCGCCGGTGCGCCAGTGCGCCTACGGCAACCTCTACGGCGGCAATGAGGCGGCCGATACCTGGTTCCGCATGGCGAACAACGTCCCCGGCGCGCGCGAGGCGGGCTTGCCGCAGCCGAGCCGGTCGTTCCAGGCCAGCAACCGCCGCAACGCTGTCAATCAGGTCGTCGGCCGCAACGTCGACGAGGCGCGTAAGCAGCTGGAGGAACAGGGCTTTTCCGTGTCCGTCAACATGGTCCCCGGCAACGGCGAGCCCCGCGACACGGTGCTGTGGTCAGACGCCGCGGACCCGAAGCTCGCTCCCGGCAGCCTGATCACCCTCAATGTCTCGGACGGGGCCCCGCCGCGGGGCGAGGGGCGCGGGGACGCCCCGAGCGAGCTGCCGGACCTCGGGGACCTCGGGGACCTCGGCGACCTCGGGCGCCAGATCGAGGAGGCGCGCAACGCCCTCAACTCGATCCTGGGCGGCGGCTAG
- a CDS encoding WhiB family transcriptional regulator, with protein sequence MTTTLSRHATSAQQRQESPRKCDASGNLVLDRGEWVTHANCRNGDPDALFVRGAEQRKAAVICRHCPVQMECRADALDNKVEFGVWGGLTERQRRAVLRKNPHVTDWATHLAEGGEVVGL encoded by the coding sequence ATGACGACCACTCTCAGCCGCCACGCCACCTCCGCCCAGCAGCGACAGGAATCCCCCCGCAAATGCGATGCAAGCGGCAACCTGGTTCTTGACCGAGGAGAGTGGGTGACCCACGCCAACTGCCGCAACGGCGATCCGGACGCCCTGTTCGTGCGCGGTGCGGAGCAGCGCAAGGCCGCCGTCATCTGCCGCCACTGCCCCGTGCAGATGGAGTGCCGCGCGGACGCTTTGGACAACAAGGTCGAGTTCGGAGTGTGGGGCGGCCTGACCGAGCGCCAGCGCCGCGCGGTGCTGCGCAAGAACCCGCACGTGACGGACTGGGCCACCCACCTCGCCGAGGGGGGCGAGGTCGTCGGGCTCTAG
- a CDS encoding DUF4177 domain-containing protein gives MTKWEYATVPLLSHATKQILDTWGEDGWELVTVTPGPTPENMVAYMKREVE, from the coding sequence ATGACTAAATGGGAATACGCAACCGTGCCGTTGCTCAGCCACGCGACCAAACAGATCCTGGACACCTGGGGCGAGGACGGCTGGGAGCTCGTCACCGTCACGCCCGGCCCGACGCCGGAGAACATGGTGGCTTACATGAAGCGGGAGGTGGAGTAG
- a CDS encoding RidA family protein, producing the protein MTRTETWTERLAQLDISLPPVAAPVAAYVPAVRVGNQVWTSGQLPVVQGSLHATGKVGAEVSAEQAADLARQCALNALAAVDDLVGIDNVARVVKLVGFVSSSPDFTGQPGVINGASELIGEIFGEAGAHARSAVGVSVLPLDAPVELELIVELTSGLDS; encoded by the coding sequence ATGACGCGGACTGAGACGTGGACTGAGCGCCTCGCGCAGTTGGATATCTCGCTTCCCCCGGTGGCCGCGCCCGTCGCCGCGTACGTTCCTGCGGTGCGCGTGGGCAACCAGGTGTGGACGTCCGGCCAGCTCCCCGTCGTGCAGGGTTCCCTTCACGCCACGGGCAAGGTCGGCGCCGAGGTGAGCGCCGAGCAGGCCGCTGACTTGGCGCGCCAGTGCGCGCTCAACGCGCTTGCGGCGGTGGACGACCTGGTGGGCATTGACAACGTCGCCCGGGTGGTCAAGCTGGTCGGCTTCGTCTCTTCCTCCCCCGACTTCACCGGCCAGCCCGGCGTGATCAACGGGGCGAGCGAGCTGATCGGGGAGATCTTCGGCGAGGCTGGGGCGCACGCCCGCTCCGCCGTCGGGGTCAGCGTGTTGCCGCTGGACGCTCCGGTCGAGCTTGAGCTCATTGTGGAGCTCACCTCGGGGCTGGACAGCTGA
- a CDS encoding MBL fold metallo-hydrolase has protein sequence MQHPAYSQLRQVTPSAAVVLAPNPSYAALEGTNSWVIRAPGDESSIVVDPGPEDEGHLNVLQAKADKVALILLTHRHHDHADGARRFRQLTGAPIRAMDANYSAGAEPVADGELISVDGVTPCVKVVAAPGHTMDSVCYFVYTGEPESEQLEGIISGDTIAGRHTTMISETDGDLGAYLDTLAMLEEVGKDVMLLPGHGPEGQDLSAFARKYIDRRNLRLQQIRDALAKHGGNVDVGTIVDEIYDDVDPVLRGAAEQSTRVALRFLRDKA, from the coding sequence ATGCAGCATCCTGCTTACAGCCAATTGCGCCAAGTGACCCCGTCGGCAGCGGTGGTCCTCGCCCCCAACCCCAGCTACGCAGCGCTCGAGGGGACGAACTCCTGGGTTATCCGCGCCCCGGGCGACGAGTCCAGCATCGTCGTCGACCCGGGCCCGGAGGACGAGGGACACCTCAACGTCCTGCAGGCAAAGGCGGACAAGGTTGCGCTCATCCTGCTCACCCACCGTCACCACGACCACGCGGACGGTGCCAGGCGCTTCCGCCAGCTCACCGGCGCGCCGATCCGCGCGATGGACGCCAACTACTCCGCCGGGGCGGAGCCTGTGGCGGACGGCGAGCTGATCTCTGTCGACGGGGTCACCCCGTGCGTGAAGGTCGTGGCGGCGCCGGGCCACACAATGGATTCCGTCTGCTACTTCGTCTACACCGGCGAGCCGGAAAGTGAGCAGCTTGAGGGCATCATTTCCGGCGACACCATCGCGGGGCGCCACACGACCATGATCTCGGAGACGGACGGCGACCTCGGGGCGTACCTGGACACGCTGGCCATGCTCGAGGAGGTGGGCAAGGACGTCATGCTTTTGCCCGGCCACGGGCCGGAAGGCCAGGACCTGTCCGCCTTTGCCCGCAAGTACATCGACCGGCGCAACCTGAGGCTGCAGCAGATCCGCGACGCGCTGGCCAAACACGGCGGCAACGTGGACGTGGGCACGATCGTGGACGAGATCTACGACGACGTCGACCCGGTTCTGCGCGGCGCCGCCGAGCAGTCGACCCGCGTGGCGCTGCGCTTTTTGCGCGATAAAGCCTAG
- the glxR gene encoding CRP-like cAMP-activated global transcriptional regulator GlxR translates to MEGVQETLARAGIFQGVEPAAVSALIGEMETVNFARGTTIFDEGEPGDRLYILIDGKVKLARHAPDGRENLLSVMGPSDMFGELSIFDPGPRTSSAVCVTEVTAATMNSDMLKQWIENHPEISQQLLRVLARRLRRTNASLADLIFTDVPGRVAKTLLQLANRFGTQEGGALRVNHDLTQEEIAQLVGASRETVNKALATFAHRGWIRLEGKSVLIVDTEHLARRAR, encoded by the coding sequence ATGGAAGGCGTACAAGAGACGCTTGCCCGCGCCGGAATATTCCAGGGCGTGGAACCTGCAGCTGTCTCCGCCCTCATCGGGGAGATGGAAACCGTCAACTTCGCCCGGGGCACAACCATCTTTGACGAGGGCGAGCCGGGAGACCGCCTCTACATCCTCATTGACGGCAAGGTGAAGCTCGCCCGTCACGCCCCTGACGGGCGCGAGAACCTCCTGTCCGTGATGGGCCCTTCCGACATGTTCGGCGAGCTCTCCATCTTCGACCCCGGCCCCCGCACCTCCTCCGCTGTCTGCGTCACCGAGGTCACGGCGGCGACGATGAACTCCGACATGCTCAAGCAGTGGATCGAGAACCACCCGGAGATCTCGCAGCAGCTCCTGCGCGTCCTGGCCCGCCGCCTGCGCCGCACCAATGCCTCGCTCGCGGACCTCATCTTCACCGATGTCCCCGGCCGCGTGGCCAAGACCCTTCTGCAGCTGGCCAACCGCTTCGGCACCCAGGAGGGGGGCGCACTGCGCGTCAACCACGACCTCACCCAGGAGGAGATCGCCCAGCTTGTCGGCGCCTCGCGCGAGACGGTGAACAAGGCCCTGGCCACCTTCGCCCACCGCGGCTGGATCCGCCTGGAGGGCAAGTCCGTGCTCATCGTCGACACCGAGCACCTCGCGCGCCGCGCCCGCTAA
- the nth gene encoding endonuclease III, with translation MSDASPTGLTPRKSRRPGSHPAAKGRETDLGRTRRARRINRTLAATFPDAHAELDFSNPLELLVATVLSAQTTDVRVNQVTPELFARFSTPQAYASANQAEIEEIIRPTGFFRAKAANLIGLGQALVSDYGGEVPTALEDLVTLPGVGRKTAHVVRGNAFGLPGLTVDTHFQRLVRRLKLTGEAEGSDPVKIEHAIGAMVEKKEWTMFSHRIIFHGRRVCHARRPACGACPIAFDCPSFGEGPTEPEAAAELVTGNEREHILEMVGLDSVGRGEDS, from the coding sequence ATGAGTGACGCGAGCCCAACCGGCCTGACCCCCCGTAAGAGCCGCCGCCCGGGCTCCCACCCGGCGGCGAAGGGCCGGGAGACGGATCTCGGGCGCACCCGTCGCGCCCGGCGCATCAACCGCACACTCGCGGCGACCTTCCCCGACGCGCACGCTGAGCTCGATTTCAGCAACCCGCTCGAGCTCCTCGTGGCCACGGTGCTTTCGGCGCAGACCACGGACGTGCGCGTCAACCAGGTCACGCCCGAGCTTTTCGCTCGCTTTTCGACGCCCCAGGCGTACGCCTCGGCCAACCAGGCCGAGATTGAGGAGATCATCCGCCCCACCGGCTTTTTCCGCGCGAAGGCTGCCAACCTCATCGGGCTGGGCCAGGCGCTGGTCAGCGACTACGGCGGGGAGGTGCCCACTGCGCTCGAGGACCTGGTCACGCTGCCCGGGGTGGGCCGCAAAACCGCGCACGTCGTGCGCGGCAATGCCTTCGGGCTGCCGGGCTTAACGGTGGACACTCACTTCCAACGGCTGGTCCGCCGGCTCAAGCTCACCGGTGAGGCAGAGGGCTCGGACCCGGTGAAGATCGAGCACGCCATCGGTGCGATGGTGGAAAAGAAGGAGTGGACGATGTTTTCCCACCGGATCATCTTCCACGGCCGTCGCGTCTGCCACGCCCGCCGGCCGGCGTGCGGGGCCTGCCCGATCGCCTTCGACTGCCCGAGTTTCGGCGAGGGGCCGACCGAGCCGGAGGCCGCGGCGGAGCTCGTGACGGGGAACGAACGGGAGCACATCCTCGAGATGGTGGGGCTCGACTCCGTCGGACGTGGGGAGGACAGCTAG
- a CDS encoding TlpA family protein disulfide reductase, with protein sequence MRKSILISVAAILAVTALLAVGLIALRPEPAGQESQALPTAGEAPDEASSREAVPPRPDCPAGGAGGVELECLGGERGDDQAQVGGVTVVNLWAWWCEPCRAELPVIEEFAQRNAQYTVVGVHADPAAGNGAALLNDLGVELPSYQDSENLFGGEFGLPRVVPITVVLRGDEQLAAFPYPFEDVDELEAAVAGVV encoded by the coding sequence GTGCGCAAAAGCATCCTCATCAGCGTCGCCGCCATCCTGGCCGTGACCGCCCTGCTGGCGGTGGGGCTCATAGCGCTGCGCCCCGAGCCGGCGGGGCAGGAGTCCCAGGCGCTGCCGACGGCGGGGGAGGCGCCGGATGAGGCGTCGTCACGCGAGGCCGTGCCCCCGCGTCCGGACTGCCCGGCGGGAGGAGCCGGGGGAGTGGAGCTGGAATGCCTCGGCGGCGAGCGCGGCGACGATCAGGCGCAGGTCGGGGGCGTTACCGTGGTGAACCTGTGGGCGTGGTGGTGCGAACCGTGCCGGGCAGAGTTGCCCGTGATCGAGGAGTTCGCGCAGCGCAACGCCCAGTACACGGTGGTGGGCGTGCACGCCGACCCCGCGGCGGGCAACGGCGCGGCCTTGCTCAACGACCTGGGTGTCGAGCTGCCCAGTTACCAGGACAGCGAGAACCTCTTTGGGGGCGAGTTTGGCCTGCCCCGGGTTGTGCCGATCACGGTGGTGCTGCGCGGCGACGAGCAGCTGGCGGCGTTCCCCTACCCCTTCGAGGACGTCGACGAGCTCGAGGCCGCCGTGGCGGGGGTGGTGTAG
- a CDS encoding NUDIX hydrolase: MRDVHLTPSAAPGWLASLVERLHDGSASELVSKRLAGRSPGSGRPDDAAVLMLFAGAEEAAARPADAGVLITHRTPTMRSHSGQMAFPGGRIDPGDDGPVDAALREAHEETGLERWRVAPLATLTSVTTAGSNKSVRPILAYSADPGQPYAASPAETDDVFFAPVDELLDPANRFQVRLMGWDGPAFSINGYVVWGFTGVLLDVLFSAAGWEQPWERERVLPLETALRGSRNEERLR, translated from the coding sequence ATGCGCGACGTCCACCTCACCCCCTCCGCCGCGCCGGGCTGGCTTGCGTCCCTGGTGGAGCGCCTGCATGACGGGTCTGCTTCGGAGCTGGTCAGTAAGCGCCTCGCCGGGCGGTCCCCGGGCTCGGGCCGGCCCGACGACGCCGCGGTGCTCATGCTCTTTGCGGGCGCAGAAGAAGCCGCGGCACGGCCCGCTGACGCGGGCGTGCTCATCACGCACCGCACGCCCACGATGCGCAGCCACTCAGGACAGATGGCCTTCCCCGGCGGGCGCATCGACCCCGGCGACGACGGCCCCGTCGACGCGGCCCTGCGCGAGGCGCACGAGGAGACCGGGCTCGAGCGCTGGCGCGTCGCACCGCTCGCCACCCTGACCTCGGTGACCACGGCAGGAAGCAACAAATCGGTGCGCCCCATCCTCGCCTACTCCGCCGACCCGGGCCAGCCCTACGCCGCGAGCCCGGCGGAGACCGACGACGTCTTCTTCGCCCCGGTGGATGAGCTCCTCGACCCCGCCAACCGCTTCCAGGTCCGCCTCATGGGGTGGGACGGCCCGGCATTTTCCATCAACGGCTACGTGGTCTGGGGTTTTACGGGGGTGCTTCTCGACGTCCTCTTTTCCGCCGCCGGATGGGAGCAGCCGTGGGAGCGCGAGCGCGTGCTGCCGCTTGAGACAGCGCTGCGCGGCTCGCGCAACGAAGAACGCCTGCGCTAG
- a CDS encoding MarP family serine protease, whose protein sequence is MTAQIVVDVVIVLIILAAFVSGWRRGAVAAVLSVLGIVAGLIIGLALAPFVVELAEARFLRVVLLIAVIVFFAGLGSAVGGVAGSHVRDRARFKSTQTLDSVVGALFQALALSLVLWFVSVPLATVLPGPLGAGVRESRALAVIDRLVPPGAENLPARFAALLDDSGLSPLVSPFATTGAPVPAPDPAAVDPAVVERARPSVIHVIGDAETCGRHLMGSGFVAAADYVITNAHVVAGTTGVQLDTVLGVKEADVVFYDPGADIAVLHSPGLGLRELPIAAEALSTGDDAVVMGFPRSGPFEAAPARIRGTLTIAGPDIYATGRVEREAYTLRGNIRQGNSGGPVLTTGGEVVGVVFGASADSSQTGYALTARQVLDKVGDVRELDSVVDTGECVTR, encoded by the coding sequence GTGACTGCCCAGATCGTCGTTGACGTGGTCATCGTCCTGATCATCCTCGCCGCCTTCGTCAGCGGCTGGCGCCGCGGCGCCGTCGCGGCGGTCCTGTCCGTGCTGGGCATCGTCGCAGGCCTCATCATTGGTCTGGCGCTGGCGCCCTTCGTCGTCGAGCTGGCCGAGGCCAGGTTCCTCCGCGTTGTCCTCCTCATCGCCGTCATCGTCTTCTTCGCCGGGCTGGGCAGCGCGGTCGGCGGGGTCGCGGGCTCCCACGTGCGCGACCGGGCCCGCTTCAAGTCCACGCAGACCCTCGACTCGGTGGTGGGCGCCCTGTTCCAGGCCCTGGCGCTCAGCCTGGTGCTCTGGTTCGTCTCCGTCCCCCTCGCCACCGTCCTGCCGGGCCCGCTCGGCGCGGGGGTGCGGGAATCGCGCGCGCTCGCGGTCATCGACAGGCTCGTGCCGCCGGGGGCCGAGAACCTGCCCGCGCGCTTCGCCGCGCTTCTCGACGACTCCGGCCTGTCGCCCCTCGTCTCCCCCTTCGCCACCACGGGCGCCCCCGTCCCCGCCCCGGACCCCGCTGCCGTCGACCCCGCCGTGGTGGAGCGCGCGCGCCCCAGCGTCATCCATGTCATCGGCGATGCCGAAACCTGCGGGCGCCACCTGATGGGCTCCGGTTTCGTCGCCGCCGCCGACTACGTGATCACCAACGCCCACGTCGTCGCCGGCACCACCGGCGTGCAGCTCGATACCGTGCTCGGGGTGAAGGAAGCGGACGTCGTCTTCTACGACCCGGGCGCGGACATCGCCGTGCTACATTCGCCGGGCCTTGGGCTGAGGGAGCTTCCCATCGCGGCGGAGGCCCTGTCGACCGGCGACGACGCCGTCGTCATGGGTTTTCCCCGCTCCGGTCCCTTCGAGGCTGCGCCCGCGCGCATCCGCGGGACGCTCACCATCGCCGGCCCGGACATCTACGCCACGGGCCGCGTCGAGCGGGAGGCCTACACTCTGCGCGGCAACATCCGGCAGGGCAACTCGGGCGGGCCCGTCCTCACCACCGGGGGAGAGGTCGTGGGGGTTGTCTTCGGCGCCTCCGCCGACTCCTCGCAGACGGGCTACGCCTTAACAGCGCGCCAGGTACTGGACAAAGTCGGCGACGTGCGCGAGCTGGACAGCGTCGTGGATACCGGGGAGTGCGTCACCCGCTAG
- a CDS encoding alpha/beta fold hydrolase has product MAGRECSPKVVELDGPFSHELLHTRGLRLHATTAGDPADPLVLFLHGAFGGWFDYAEAIAPLAQRGFHVAALDMRGYGMSDKPSQRGGNDMLLALGDVKGAITALGHRTCVLVGADAGGSVAWAFAAAYPDLLTGLVSISAAHPADMRAAMRAKPWDFLPLITRVVLRHPPRSGTVRARVYRRALQFDTSPAFHRTPAFRETLQLRLRSAEIPHCLPYARAYSRLLVHRAPAGEVTAPTLLLHPPLGLWGPLLTRQRRRLRGPVTVSAIEGTKNLPHIEAPAAFAEAVARFATPLRPAAS; this is encoded by the coding sequence ATGGCGGGCAGGGAGTGCTCACCAAAAGTTGTGGAGCTCGACGGGCCCTTCTCCCACGAGCTCTTGCACACCCGCGGGCTGCGGCTCCACGCCACGACGGCGGGTGACCCCGCCGACCCGCTCGTGCTTTTCCTCCACGGGGCCTTCGGCGGGTGGTTCGATTACGCCGAGGCCATCGCGCCGCTGGCGCAGCGGGGCTTCCACGTCGCGGCCCTCGACATGCGCGGCTATGGCATGTCGGACAAACCCAGCCAGCGCGGCGGCAATGACATGCTGCTCGCCCTCGGCGACGTCAAAGGCGCCATCACCGCGCTCGGCCACCGCACCTGCGTACTCGTCGGCGCCGACGCCGGCGGCTCCGTCGCCTGGGCCTTCGCCGCGGCCTACCCGGACCTTCTCACCGGCCTCGTCTCCATCTCCGCGGCGCACCCGGCCGACATGCGTGCCGCCATGCGGGCGAAACCCTGGGACTTCCTTCCCCTGATCACACGCGTCGTTCTGCGGCACCCCCCGCGTTCGGGCACCGTGCGCGCCCGCGTGTACCGCCGCGCGCTCCAGTTCGACACCTCCCCGGCTTTCCACCGCACACCTGCTTTCCGCGAGACGCTTCAGCTGCGGCTGCGCTCCGCCGAGATCCCCCATTGCCTGCCCTACGCCCGCGCGTACTCGCGCCTGCTCGTGCACCGCGCGCCCGCCGGGGAGGTCACGGCCCCGACGCTGCTGCTGCACCCGCCGCTCGGCCTGTGGGGCCCGCTGCTCACGCGCCAGCGCCGTCGCCTGCGCGGCCCGGTCACCGTCTCCGCCATCGAGGGCACGAAGAACCTCCCGCACATCGAGGCCCCTGCCGCCTTCGCCGAGGCAGTCGCACGCTTTGCGACGCCCCTTCGGCCCGCCGCCTCCTAG